A genomic segment from Gracilinanus agilis isolate LMUSP501 chromosome 1, AgileGrace, whole genome shotgun sequence encodes:
- the LOC123256909 gene encoding transient receptor potential cation channel subfamily V member 4-like, whose product MTDPEDPPRPSPGGTSEPPGEESLPPGETFPLSSLANLFEGEDGSPSAGGEPSRSPPAQGDARQNLRMKFHGAFRKGMPNPMDLLESTIYESSVVPGPKKAPMDSLFDYGTYRHHPSDNNKWRRKKIIE is encoded by the coding sequence ATGACGGATCCCGAAGACCCCCCCAGACCCAGCCCCGGGGGGACGAGCGAGCCCCCCGGGGAGGAGAGCCTACCTCCCGGAGAAACGTTCCCCCTCTCCTCCTTGGCCAACCTCTTTGAAGGAGAAGATGGTTCTCCCTCGGCAGGAGGGGAGCCGAGCCGCAGCCCGCCCGCCCAGGGGGATGCCCGGCAGAACCTGCGCATGAAGTTCCATGGGGCGTTCCGCAAGGGCATGCCCAACCCCATGGACCTGCTGGAGTCCACCATTTACGAGTCCTCCGTCGTTCCCGGTCCCAAGAAGGCCCCCATGGACTCCCTCTTTGACTATGGTACCTATCGCCACCACCCCAGCGACAACAACAAGTGGCGCAGAAAGAAGATCATAGAGTAA